The proteins below come from a single Labilithrix sp. genomic window:
- a CDS encoding STAS domain-containing protein, whose product MRGQIPIMRIGPTLLATVHIELRDAVAEAFQEDVLEKIEKTGSTGLVIDISGLDMVDSYVARIVAETGRMAKLMGTSTVLVGMRPEVSATLIRMGYAMEGVKTALDVDDGLALLGHVVPPRRTT is encoded by the coding sequence ATGCGCGGGCAGATCCCGATCATGCGGATCGGTCCGACGCTGCTCGCGACCGTGCACATCGAGCTCCGGGACGCGGTCGCGGAGGCCTTCCAGGAGGACGTCCTCGAGAAGATCGAGAAGACGGGGTCGACCGGGCTCGTCATCGACATCAGCGGCCTCGACATGGTCGACAGCTACGTCGCGCGCATCGTCGCCGAGACGGGGCGGATGGCGAAGCTGATGGGGACCTCGACCGTGCTGGTGGGGATGCGGCCGGAGGTGTCGGCGACGCTGATCCGGATGGGCTACGCGATGGAGGGGGTGAAGACGGCGCTCGACGTCGACGACGGGCTCGCCCTCCTCGGGCACGTCGTGCCCCCGCGCCGGACGACGTGA
- a CDS encoding anti-sigma regulatory factor, which produces MAPEIVTAQDFRLATEDDVLVLRRRVRELAEQRKFDTFAIAAVTTATSELGRNVLVHGKGGEAVVEEISDGFRTGIRLTFSDKGPGIPDIPRVMNGGYSTARSMGLGLSGSKRLVDEFELDSKVGHGTRVTVTKWKRF; this is translated from the coding sequence ATGGCGCCCGAGATCGTCACCGCGCAGGACTTCAGGCTCGCGACCGAGGACGACGTCCTCGTCCTCCGGCGGCGCGTGCGCGAGCTCGCCGAGCAGCGGAAGTTCGACACGTTCGCGATCGCCGCGGTGACGACGGCGACGAGCGAGCTCGGGCGTAACGTGCTCGTGCACGGCAAGGGCGGCGAGGCGGTGGTGGAGGAGATCTCGGACGGGTTCCGCACCGGGATCCGGCTGACGTTCTCGGACAAAGGACCCGGCATCCCCGACATCCCGCGCGTGATGAACGGCGGCTACAGCACGGCGCGGTCGATGGGGCTCGGGCTCTCCGGGAGCAAGCGCCTCGTCGACGAGTTCGAGCTCGACTCGAAGGTCGGGCACGGAACTCGCGTCACGGTCACGAAGTGGAAGCGCTTCTGA
- a CDS encoding SpoIIE family protein phosphatase: MEALLTQQWIGDRGIDVRDEASLTLVREAIRALGARDELVDRAVLVASELGRNHLRHARFGEIAVRAIDRGIEIVAVDRGLGLTDVSAALDAAPRPRGSLGVGVSSVRRLASEVDIDVRLFEGTCFIARVLERDVPRRREVGVYGRPYPGEHVSGDHALFVRTDDALVLAVCDGLGHGPAARAAADAAMRYFVEHAGAAPATLLEGAHQALVGTRGVVMAALRATATELEVASVGNVDVQVVAPRSVRRFGGSSAVVGGRPGPVKPRGETAALAPDDVIVMSTDGLTSKLSIEHDYPLLRAHPVAIAQRILERFGRDNDDGLVLVAR, from the coding sequence GTGGAAGCGCTTCTGACGCAGCAGTGGATCGGAGACCGCGGCATCGACGTTCGCGACGAGGCCTCGCTCACGCTGGTGCGGGAGGCGATCCGCGCGCTCGGGGCGCGCGACGAGCTCGTCGACCGCGCCGTCCTCGTCGCGAGCGAGCTCGGGCGGAACCACCTCCGCCACGCGCGCTTCGGTGAGATCGCGGTGCGCGCGATCGATCGCGGGATCGAGATCGTCGCCGTCGATCGCGGGCTCGGGCTCACCGACGTCTCCGCCGCGCTCGACGCCGCGCCGCGCCCCCGCGGCTCGCTCGGCGTGGGGGTCAGCTCCGTGCGCCGCCTCGCGTCGGAGGTCGACATCGACGTCCGTCTCTTCGAGGGGACGTGCTTCATCGCGCGCGTCCTCGAGCGGGACGTGCCGCGGCGGCGCGAGGTCGGCGTCTACGGGCGGCCGTACCCCGGCGAGCACGTGAGCGGCGATCACGCGCTCTTCGTGCGGACGGACGACGCGCTCGTCCTCGCGGTCTGCGACGGCCTCGGGCACGGACCCGCCGCGCGCGCCGCGGCCGACGCGGCGATGCGCTACTTCGTCGAGCACGCGGGCGCCGCCCCGGCGACGCTGCTCGAAGGCGCGCACCAGGCGCTCGTCGGGACGCGCGGCGTCGTCATGGCGGCCCTTCGCGCGACGGCGACCGAGCTCGAGGTCGCCTCGGTCGGCAACGTCGACGTGCAGGTCGTGGCCCCGCGCTCGGTGCGGCGCTTCGGCGGATCCTCGGCGGTGGTGGGGGGGCGGCCCGGTCCGGTGAAGCCGCGCGGCGAGACGGCGGCGCTCGCGCCGGACGACGTCATCGTCATGTCCACCGACGGGCTCACCTCCAAGCTGTCGATCGAGCACGACTACCCGCTCCTCCGCGCGCACCCCGTCGCGATCGCCCAGCGCATCCTCGAGCGCTTCGGGCGCGACAACGACGACGGCCTGGTCCTCGTCGCGCGCTGA
- a CDS encoding NapC/NirT family cytochrome c yields the protein MHLVRRPPLDGEQAGNAKLVLLLGLGVLPLISAGSANVAGFQATQTRTFCGSCHVMEPHAHDSEDPKSMTLAAVHGRNHSFGADNCYGCHKDYGMYGYVMTKFGGMRHVYYYLTEYHSMPLEESNHDIRIRRPLPNENCMSCHTTMAPRWQSIGDHASSLDRVRSGEVSCASPGCHGYAHPMTKIGKELPLP from the coding sequence ATGCATTTGGTACGCCGGCCGCCCCTCGACGGCGAGCAGGCCGGGAACGCGAAGCTGGTCCTGCTGCTGGGGCTCGGTGTCCTGCCGCTCATCTCCGCAGGATCGGCCAACGTCGCCGGCTTCCAGGCCACGCAGACACGCACGTTTTGCGGGTCCTGCCACGTGATGGAGCCTCACGCGCACGACTCGGAGGACCCGAAGAGCATGACGCTCGCCGCCGTCCACGGCCGAAACCACTCCTTCGGCGCCGACAATTGCTACGGCTGCCACAAGGACTACGGCATGTACGGGTACGTGATGACCAAGTTCGGCGGCATGCGCCACGTCTATTACTACCTGACCGAGTACCACAGCATGCCGCTCGAGGAATCGAACCACGACATCCGCATCCGGCGCCCGCTCCCGAACGAGAACTGCATGAGCTGCCACACGACGATGGCCCCGCGCTGGCAGTCGATCGGCGATCACGCGTCCTCGCTCGATCGCGTCCGCAGCGGCGAGGTCTCCTGCGCGAGCCCCGGCTGCCACGGCTACGCGCACCCGATGACGAAGATCGGCAAGGAGCTGCCGCTGCCGTGA
- a CDS encoding Uma2 family endonuclease, whose product MSELPAAGERPVSTLEEWLELGEDVAGEFVVDHVEDEEAADFVHELAVTWLAVLLRGWLGAQGFVAGSEVKMVVAANRGRKADLLVLLPGSAPPPRRGPLVNPPDIVVEVVTPSPRDERRDRVEKMAEYAAFGVRYYWIVDPALGSFEIFERSAPGNYTKVVGVTAGRVDPVPGCKGLVFDVDALWAELARVPE is encoded by the coding sequence TTGAGCGAGCTGCCGGCTGCTGGAGAGCGGCCCGTCTCGACACTCGAGGAGTGGCTCGAGCTGGGCGAGGATGTCGCCGGAGAGTTCGTCGTCGACCATGTCGAGGACGAGGAGGCGGCGGACTTCGTACACGAGCTCGCCGTGACCTGGCTCGCGGTGCTCCTGCGGGGATGGTTGGGCGCGCAGGGGTTCGTGGCGGGGTCCGAAGTGAAGATGGTCGTGGCCGCCAACCGCGGGCGAAAGGCCGATCTGCTCGTTCTCCTCCCCGGGAGCGCTCCTCCCCCGCGGCGAGGTCCGCTCGTGAATCCGCCGGACATCGTCGTCGAGGTGGTGACGCCTTCACCGCGCGACGAGCGACGTGACAGAGTCGAGAAAATGGCCGAATACGCGGCGTTCGGCGTTCGCTACTACTGGATCGTCGATCCCGCGCTCGGGAGCTTCGAGATCTTCGAGCGAAGCGCGCCGGGCAACTACACGAAGGTCGTGGGGGTGACCGCCGGCCGCGTCGATCCTGTTCCAGGATGCAAAGGCCTCGTGTTCGACGTCGACGCGCTCTGGGCCGAGCTCGCGCGCGTGCCCGAGTAG
- a CDS encoding CxxxxCH/CxxCH domain-containing protein, protein MRFWPLAVLGAVGAFAACERTDDRRAPVTYTDHVAPLFAARCVRCHGGAAPAGSWSAETYIGAIGCVGGDRAAAVASSDTVAPILAALDRPDHADVATASERATLATWIADGASRSGGGVHPAGFADPRSRDGHARFLRERRYAPMLDARDADACATCHDGARPAPGAPSCASCHAEPAAALACGTCHGDGARAYPPRSRCFHPEEREDRTHAAHATTLACTTCHPTPSTGAPSGVHANGYVDVAFDYAVAGRTARFDPNEKRCAGTCHARGGQRPAPAWGEARVTCNDCHFSPPPNHYFGTCTTCHHEANADGTAIAGGALHMNGKVDLGDGSGRCGACHGRGDDPWPATGAHAAHASPANGRPVPCETCHEPPGARHPEGRGFAAVRFTGLAVRGGRRASYDPATKTCAGTYCHDGAGGATRAPAWTAATATTCGSCHGAPPPPPHAQVTTCNGGICHEGRVAGDTLVPAARPAHVDGVVDHALR, encoded by the coding sequence GTGCGCTTCTGGCCGCTCGCCGTCCTCGGCGCCGTCGGTGCGTTCGCCGCGTGCGAGCGAACGGACGATCGCCGCGCGCCCGTCACGTACACCGATCACGTCGCGCCGCTCTTCGCCGCGCGCTGCGTCCGCTGTCACGGCGGCGCTGCGCCGGCCGGCAGCTGGAGCGCCGAGACGTACATCGGAGCGATCGGCTGCGTCGGCGGCGATCGCGCCGCCGCCGTTGCATCGAGCGACACTGTCGCGCCGATCCTCGCCGCGCTCGATCGGCCCGACCACGCGGACGTCGCGACCGCGAGCGAGCGCGCGACGCTCGCGACGTGGATCGCGGACGGCGCGTCGCGGAGCGGGGGCGGCGTCCATCCCGCCGGCTTCGCCGATCCGCGCTCGCGCGACGGGCACGCACGCTTCCTCCGCGAGCGCCGCTACGCGCCGATGCTCGACGCGCGAGACGCCGACGCGTGCGCGACGTGCCACGACGGCGCGCGCCCCGCGCCCGGCGCTCCGTCCTGCGCGAGCTGCCACGCCGAGCCCGCCGCCGCGCTCGCGTGCGGGACCTGCCACGGCGACGGCGCGCGCGCCTATCCGCCGCGCAGCCGCTGCTTCCATCCCGAGGAGCGCGAGGACCGCACGCACGCGGCCCACGCGACGACGCTGGCCTGCACGACCTGCCATCCGACGCCGAGCACCGGCGCGCCGAGCGGCGTCCACGCGAACGGCTACGTCGACGTCGCGTTCGACTACGCCGTCGCCGGCCGCACCGCGCGCTTCGATCCGAACGAGAAGCGATGCGCCGGCACCTGCCACGCGCGCGGCGGACAGCGGCCCGCGCCGGCGTGGGGCGAGGCAAGGGTGACGTGCAACGACTGCCATTTCTCGCCGCCGCCGAACCACTACTTCGGCACGTGCACGACGTGCCATCACGAGGCGAACGCGGACGGGACGGCGATCGCGGGCGGCGCCCTCCACATGAACGGCAAGGTCGACCTCGGCGACGGCAGCGGCCGCTGCGGCGCGTGCCACGGGCGCGGCGACGATCCGTGGCCCGCCACCGGCGCGCACGCGGCGCACGCGTCGCCCGCGAACGGCCGCCCGGTCCCGTGCGAGACGTGCCACGAGCCGCCCGGCGCGCGCCATCCGGAGGGCCGCGGCTTCGCGGCGGTGCGCTTCACCGGCCTCGCCGTCCGCGGCGGCCGCCGCGCGAGCTACGATCCCGCGACGAAGACCTGCGCCGGCACCTACTGCCACGACGGCGCCGGCGGCGCGACGCGCGCCCCCGCGTGGACGGCCGCGACAGCGACGACGTGCGGGAGCTGCCACGGCGCGCCGCCGCCCCCGCCCCACGCGCAAGTCACCACCTGCAACGGCGGGATCTGCCACGAAGGCCGCGTCGCCGGCGACACGCTCGTCCCCGCCGCGCGCCCCGCCCACGTCGACGGCGTGGTCGACCACGCGCTGCGATGA
- the sulP gene encoding sulfate permease yields the protein MSGKDGRVIPPLPEKGVRSWFPGLWTARHYQRSWLVRDVGAGLALTTLLVPAGMGYAEAAGLPAVAGLYATVLPLLVYALVGPSRILVLGPDSALTALIAVVVVAKAPHDPARAVAFAAVLALMTGGLCVAAGLLGLGFVTELLSKPVRVGYMNGIGLTIVITQLPKLLGFSVDAADVLDGAPELLHGVAAGRVDAVSLLIGGGCLAVIFVARAVAPRAPGVLVAVIGATLAVKVFDLHERLAVVGVVPRGLPVPALPRVALGELPELVVTAIGIALVSFADTSVVSRTFAGRNGYRVEANRELVALGLANVGAGLFGGFPISSSASRTPVAEAAGARTQLTGVVGAVAIVVLLVLAPALLADLPRTALAAVVISAAVNMFDAGTLRRAWKVRRSDFLLALVAFAAVASLGVVKGIAVAVATSLLDVVRRVWRPHDAILGRAPGVKGYHDVKRYPNARQVPGLVILRWDAPLFFANADLFRARVLEAAQAAAAATPTRWVVVAAEPITDVDTTAAEMLEELDVELGKLDAELAFAELKDPVKDRLQRYGLEKRIGREFFFPTIGVAVKEYLARHPVEWTDWEDA from the coding sequence GTGAGCGGCAAGGACGGCAGGGTCATCCCGCCACTTCCGGAAAAAGGCGTCCGCTCCTGGTTCCCAGGGCTCTGGACGGCGCGCCACTACCAGCGCTCGTGGCTCGTGCGCGACGTGGGCGCAGGCCTCGCGCTCACCACGCTCCTCGTGCCGGCCGGGATGGGCTACGCGGAGGCGGCCGGGCTCCCGGCCGTCGCCGGCCTCTACGCCACCGTGCTCCCGCTCCTCGTCTACGCGCTCGTCGGGCCCTCGCGCATCCTCGTGCTCGGGCCCGACTCGGCGCTCACCGCGCTCATCGCCGTCGTCGTCGTCGCGAAGGCGCCCCACGATCCGGCGCGCGCGGTCGCCTTCGCGGCGGTGCTCGCGCTCATGACCGGCGGGCTGTGCGTCGCGGCGGGGCTCCTCGGCCTCGGCTTCGTGACGGAGCTCCTCTCGAAGCCCGTCCGCGTCGGCTACATGAACGGGATCGGCCTCACGATCGTGATCACGCAGCTCCCCAAGCTGCTCGGCTTCTCCGTCGACGCCGCCGACGTCCTCGACGGCGCCCCCGAGCTGCTCCACGGCGTCGCGGCAGGGCGCGTCGACGCGGTGTCGCTCCTGATCGGCGGCGGGTGCCTCGCCGTCATCTTCGTCGCGCGGGCGGTCGCGCCGAGAGCGCCGGGCGTGCTCGTCGCCGTCATCGGCGCGACGCTCGCGGTCAAGGTGTTCGACCTCCACGAGCGGCTCGCCGTCGTCGGCGTCGTCCCGCGCGGCCTGCCGGTCCCCGCGCTTCCGCGCGTCGCGCTCGGCGAGCTGCCCGAGCTCGTCGTCACCGCGATCGGGATCGCCCTCGTCTCGTTCGCGGACACGAGCGTCGTCTCGCGGACCTTCGCCGGTCGCAACGGCTACCGCGTCGAGGCGAACCGCGAGCTCGTCGCGCTCGGCCTCGCCAACGTCGGCGCCGGCCTCTTCGGCGGGTTCCCGATCAGCAGCAGCGCCTCGCGGACGCCGGTCGCGGAGGCGGCCGGCGCGCGCACGCAGCTCACCGGCGTCGTCGGCGCGGTCGCGATCGTCGTGCTCCTCGTGCTCGCGCCGGCGCTGCTCGCCGACCTCCCGCGCACCGCCCTCGCCGCCGTCGTCATCTCCGCCGCAGTGAACATGTTCGACGCCGGCACGCTCCGCCGCGCGTGGAAGGTGCGCCGCTCCGACTTCCTCCTCGCCCTCGTCGCCTTCGCCGCCGTCGCCTCCCTCGGCGTCGTGAAGGGCATCGCCGTCGCGGTCGCGACGTCGCTCCTCGACGTCGTCCGGCGCGTGTGGCGACCGCACGACGCGATCCTCGGGCGCGCGCCCGGCGTGAAGGGTTACCACGACGTGAAGCGCTACCCGAACGCGCGCCAGGTGCCCGGCCTCGTCATCCTGCGCTGGGACGCTCCGCTCTTCTTCGCGAACGCGGACCTGTTCCGCGCGCGCGTCCTCGAGGCGGCGCAGGCGGCGGCGGCGGCGACGCCGACGCGATGGGTCGTCGTCGCCGCCGAGCCCATCACCGACGTCGACACCACCGCCGCCGAGATGCTCGAGGAGCTCGACGTCGAGCTGGGGAAGCTCGACGCGGAGCTTGCGTTCGCCGAGCTGAAGGACCCGGTCAAGGACCGGCTCCAGCGCTACGGCCTCGAGAAGCGCATCGGTCGCGAGTTCTTCTTCCCCACGATCGGCGTCGCGGTGAAGGAGTACCTCGCCCGTCACCCCGTCGAGTGGACCGACTGGGAAGACGCCTGA